The nucleotide window CAAATCCCGATTTCGCAGCTGCAGAAAGACGGTAAAACGGTGGATAAGGCCACGACTATCCTTGATGGCGACTTCGTCATCGGGGTATGGGCTTCCGCCAGCCGCCGCGCTATTCGCACGCTGAAAACGGACGGTACGCAAACTCACACGGGCGACTGGGTGCAGGTGTCGCGCCTGGGCATGCCGTTGACCAACGAAGTGGTAAACCCCATTGGCGACAAAGACGAGTTCAATGCCCGCACGCCGTACAACGAAAACCCGGACTTCAACGCCAACTTCGTGAACCCGGAACTGGCGCTGTACATGGCAGATAATGCCCCTAAGGACCCGGCAGCACCTAAGCCGGCTGGCCAGACATACTATGGCGAGGCGGTACCAGGCTTCTCCAAGCTGCGCATTCAGTCCAAATCATTGGCTGGTCGCGCCGGCTTGCCCCCAGCTGGTTTTGACTTCCGCAACGGGGCCGATGGCCTGTCGGTGCTGACGACGGCCCAGCGGGCAGGTACTGTTTTCGCTGATGCCACGTTTGGCCCCATCCTGCTGCAGGAAAACAAGCCCCGCTCCGTGGACTTGTTGCCGATCTTCATGACGGGCGTGCCGAACCTGGCACCTTACCAGCTGGCTACGGGTAAAGCCGGTAATCCGCTGGCGGCGGGCAAACCCTTCATCAACAACTTCTTACCTGTGGTTGGTGACATGCTGCGCCTGAACATGGCTGTACCGGTTACGGACCGTAAGTCGACTGACTTCAGTTCGGAAGGCCTACTGGCTGCTGCCGTACTAGGTCTGACGGACCCGCGCTATAATGCTAATGCTACGCTGCAAGCTATTCCGAACATGGATGGCTTCCCGAACGGGCGCCGCCTGGAAGACGACGTAGTGCGCATTGAGCTGCAAGCCGTGAGCGGTGCCGTACTGGCGGCCGTAGGCCTATGGTATGATGACTTTGAGGCCACGGATACCGACCCTGTAACGCAGCAGCTGCAGAACGTGCTGACGTTCACTACAGGCGTAGAGAAGAATGATACCACGCTGAAAGCCATGTTCCCGTTCGTGCAGACGCCATGGTCGGGTACCAAAGCGCAGCCTACCGTTACCTCGCAGCGTGGCGCTTCGGGACTAGGCCTGAAGCCCCAGTTGGCGGAATTGTCTCAGAACTATCCGAATCCCTTCGTAGGTCAGACGACGTTCAGCTACCGCGTAACCCAGCGCATGCCGGTCACGATTACTATTGTGGACATCAATGGCCGCGTAGTAGCTACGCCGGTGCGCGACAAGGTAATGAAGCCTGGTACGTATGAGTTCAAGTGGACGGCGCCTGCGGGCTTGGCCAGCGGGCTCTACATTGCCAAGCTTTCTACTGGTAAAACCAACCTTCAGTCAGTAAAACTGCTGAAAACCAAGGAATAATTGGCTCATTGGTTTCGTAACCGTCCGGCCGCCGTAAGGGGGCCGGACGTGTGTACGACCAAGGCTTCACGCGTTGCTTCCCTTCACATTGATCCTATGAGTACACCTCGACGCATTTTATATTTTTTGGTGATACTAGGCTTTGTGGCTGCGGTGGCTGCTTTGGTGCTGAGCCGCCCCACAGGGCCGGTGCCTCAACTTAAAATCCGGCAGGGTTCCATGGCAGCGGGCGCCGAATGGCTGAACACCCGCAAAGCCGTGGCCGGCTTGCAGGAACGCCTGCGCCGCAACCCCGACGACCATGAGGCTCAATTGCAGTTGGCCCAAGCCTACATGCAAGAGGGCCGCGTGACGGGTGAGCACGCCTACTATGATGCCGCCGCCGTGCAGATGCTGGACAAGGTACTGCGCGCCGAGCCTGACAACTTTGAGGCCCTGTGCTGCAAATCTTCCTTGAGCCTTACGCAGCACCACTTTTCCGAAGGCTTAGCGCTGGCCCGCCGCGCCCAGGAGCAGAACCCCCACAGCGGCTTTGTGTACGGATTGCTATGTGACGCCAACGTGGAACTAGGCAACTACTCCGCTGCCGTGCGCGCCGCCGACCGCATGAACCAGGTGCGTCCTGACCTCACCGCATATTCCCGGGTGTCGTACCTGCGTGAAATTCACGGCGACTTGCCGGGCGCCGTGGAGGCTATGCACATGGCCGTGCGTGCCGGCGTGCCGGGCATGGAGCAAACCGAGTGGGCCCGCGTGATGCTGGGTCACCTTTACGAAACTACCGGCAACCTCCCCGAGGCCGAAAAGAACTACAACCTGTCGTTGCAGTACCGCCCCGCCTACGCTTATGCCCTAGCGGGCCTGGGCCGGGTGGAGCGCGCCCGCCACAATTACCCAGTGGCTATCAAGCACCTCGAAAAAGCCCGCAACCTCGTAGCCGACTATGCCTTCACGGATGAGCTGACCGACCTCTACCGCCTCAACGGCGAACCGCAAAAAGCCCAGGCTGCGGCCCGGGACGCCATCCGGCAGCTGGATGCCAGCGCTGAGGCAGCAGATGCCGACGAGAACGTGGGCCACTACGTGGACCGGGAGCTGGCCTTTGCTTACCTGAAAACCAACGAACTGGACAAGGCTCTAAAGCACGCCGAAATTGAATACCAGCGCCGCCCCGATAACATTGACGTGTGTGAGACCATGGCCTGGGTGCACTACAAGCGCGGCGAGTACGCTGACGCAGCGCAATACATGAAAAAAGCCCGCCGCACCAACTCGCATAATCCTACGCAGCTGTGCCGGGCGGGCCTTATAGCTCTGAAAACCGGTCAGGAAACCACTGGACACGCCCTTATCAAGCAGGCACTGGCCATCAACCCTTACCTGGAAGCTGACCTGGCCGATGAAGGCCGCAAGCTGCTGGCAGCGCGCTAAGCAGCTTTCCCATCTATATCCTGATTTCCTGAGCGCATGCGTCATCTTTCCTTTGCTCGTCGTGGATGGCTGCCAGTAGGTGTGCTTCTTTTATGGCTGGCGCCCCAGCTGGCGTCGGCCCACGTGCTCGACCAGGACCTGAGCAAGCTTTCCCGCACCGATATCGTTTCGACCTACCTGCTGGAGGGCTTCAGGCACATTCTGCCCCTGGGCCTCGACCATATTCTGTTCGTAGTGAGCTTGTACCTGCTGGAGCCGCGGCTCAAGTCGGTGCTGTGGCAGGCCACGGCTTTCACCGTGGCGCACTCCATCACGCTGGGCTTGTCGATGTACGGGCTGATTTCGCCGCCCGCCTCCATCGTGGAGCCCATTATTGCGCTGTCCATCCTATTTGTAGCTCTCGAAAACATCATTGTGCAGCAACTAAATCCTTGGCGGCTGGTCATTGTGTTCGGGTTTGGGCTGGTGCATGGGCTGGGGTTTGCCAGCGCACTGGCATCAGTCGGCTTGCCGCAGGCGGCGTTTGTGGAGTCGCTCATTGCCTTCAACGTGGGCGTGGAGCTGGGCCAGGTTACCGTTATTCTGCTGCTGTATGCGCTGGTGGGGCGCTGGTTTGCCGGCAAGCCCTGGTACAAGCAGCGCATCGTCGTGCCGGCATCCGTTGTCATTGGGCTCATTGCGGCCTATTGGACGGTGGAGCGCGTGTTTTTCACCTCCTGATTGATCTATACTTTACCTGATGCGCTGCTGCCTGGTGCTCTTGCTGTTGCTGAACTACCTGCTGGTAGTGGGCGCGGGCCTCGTTCGGCGGCCTGACGACCAACTGCGCACGCAGGTGGCGCACCCGTATCAGCACAGCGCCCAGTGTCAGCAACAACACTACCT belongs to Hymenobacter sp. J193 and includes:
- a CDS encoding DUF4331 domain-containing protein, with translation MKKITRPILSVALAALGAAGLAVWSSQTTPMEASSHREAPLIADDPLADNTDVYAFRDPSNDEMVTIIANFIPFQLPQGGPNYYHFGEDIRYEIHVKNDATTTGDDITYRFTFTRTNEDPTTHFNIRLKKENLKTTYKLERIINGGATTTLVSAGTVPPYNVGPRAITGAAGLAAASYESLMTAAIETAGGGKVFCGPVDDPFFVDIGAIEDLGGLRPENARDGLYHKNVNTIALQIPISQLQKDGKTVDKATTILDGDFVIGVWASASRRAIRTLKTDGTQTHTGDWVQVSRLGMPLTNEVVNPIGDKDEFNARTPYNENPDFNANFVNPELALYMADNAPKDPAAPKPAGQTYYGEAVPGFSKLRIQSKSLAGRAGLPPAGFDFRNGADGLSVLTTAQRAGTVFADATFGPILLQENKPRSVDLLPIFMTGVPNLAPYQLATGKAGNPLAAGKPFINNFLPVVGDMLRLNMAVPVTDRKSTDFSSEGLLAAAVLGLTDPRYNANATLQAIPNMDGFPNGRRLEDDVVRIELQAVSGAVLAAVGLWYDDFEATDTDPVTQQLQNVLTFTTGVEKNDTTLKAMFPFVQTPWSGTKAQPTVTSQRGASGLGLKPQLAELSQNYPNPFVGQTTFSYRVTQRMPVTITIVDINGRVVATPVRDKVMKPGTYEFKWTAPAGLASGLYIAKLSTGKTNLQSVKLLKTKE
- a CDS encoding HupE/UreJ family protein, which translates into the protein MRHLSFARRGWLPVGVLLLWLAPQLASAHVLDQDLSKLSRTDIVSTYLLEGFRHILPLGLDHILFVVSLYLLEPRLKSVLWQATAFTVAHSITLGLSMYGLISPPASIVEPIIALSILFVALENIIVQQLNPWRLVIVFGFGLVHGLGFASALASVGLPQAAFVESLIAFNVGVELGQVTVILLLYALVGRWFAGKPWYKQRIVVPASVVIGLIAAYWTVERVFFTS
- a CDS encoding lipopolysaccharide assembly protein LapB; the protein is MSTPRRILYFLVILGFVAAVAALVLSRPTGPVPQLKIRQGSMAAGAEWLNTRKAVAGLQERLRRNPDDHEAQLQLAQAYMQEGRVTGEHAYYDAAAVQMLDKVLRAEPDNFEALCCKSSLSLTQHHFSEGLALARRAQEQNPHSGFVYGLLCDANVELGNYSAAVRAADRMNQVRPDLTAYSRVSYLREIHGDLPGAVEAMHMAVRAGVPGMEQTEWARVMLGHLYETTGNLPEAEKNYNLSLQYRPAYAYALAGLGRVERARHNYPVAIKHLEKARNLVADYAFTDELTDLYRLNGEPQKAQAAARDAIRQLDASAEAADADENVGHYVDRELAFAYLKTNELDKALKHAEIEYQRRPDNIDVCETMAWVHYKRGEYADAAQYMKKARRTNSHNPTQLCRAGLIALKTGQETTGHALIKQALAINPYLEADLADEGRKLLAAR